The proteins below are encoded in one region of Lactuca sativa cultivar Salinas chromosome 3, Lsat_Salinas_v11, whole genome shotgun sequence:
- the LOC111912611 gene encoding uncharacterized protein LOC111912611 — MGNYASACNVMISPRIKSNKAARVIFPAGEIRQFQESVEAADIMLECPNFFLVNSQSLNINRRFSPLSSDEELESNNIYIMFPMRRLNSMVTPADMAVFWMAANSAAKRISGRISSELEKNGDVNMVETEHRSVVAEVPEFSYRLTFCRSRKPSLDTITEEPSCCK, encoded by the coding sequence ATGGGAAATTATGCTTCAGCATGCAATGTCATGATCTCCCCTAGAATCAAGAGCAACAAAGCAGCCAGAGTTATATTTCCGGCCGGTGAAATCCGACAGTTTCAGGAGTCCGTCGAGGCGGCAGATATCATGCTCGAGTGTCCCAACTTCTTCCTCGTCAACTCCCAGTCGTTAAACATCAACAGAAGATTTTCACCTCTGTCATCGGATGAAGAATTGGAGTCTAATAACATTTACATCATGTTTCCGATGAGGAGGTTGAATTCGATGGTTACACCTGCGGATATGGCGGTTTTCTGGATGGCAGCTAACAGTGCCGCTAAGCGGATTTCGGGGAGGATATCGTCGGAGTTGGAGAAAAATGGCGATGTGAACATGGTGGAGACGGAGCACCGGAGTGTGGTGGCGGAGGTGCCGGAGTTTAGTTATAGGCTGACGTTTTGTAGGTCAAGAAAACCGTCACTCG